A region from the Chitinophaga sp. Cy-1792 genome encodes:
- a CDS encoding glycoside hydrolase family 2 TIM barrel-domain containing protein produces MKGKLILAACTALALKSQAQQLPTELQTPEVVSVNRMPMRASAFAFENPSLAQQREKEKSANFLSLNGTWKFNWVQDPRKRPQDFYKPDFNDSGWDNFKVPANWEVNGYGLPIYVNQPYEFAGRQKTGSDLNAPFDIPEDNNPVGSYRKKFTLPENWNGKQVFIHLGAVKSAFFIWINGKKVGYSEDSKLAAEFDITKYLHPGENLVALQVYRWSDGSYLECQDMWRISGIEREVYLYATPKLDIRDFKVMAGLDNTYKNGTLKLNVEVDNYRIDQHTNHSKPDTFAVAVTLQDAAGKTVYSDETTGVQKVLGNYKSEVSFSKELPNVNTWSAEVPYLYTLLLTLKDKDGKVLEVIPQRVGFRSVELKDRNFLVNGKRVFLKGVNRHEHNATQGHTLSHEDMRKDMEMMKKLNVNAVRHSHYPPDPYWMQLCDEYGLYVIDEANIESHGRYYDLAYSFANDKQWRVPHLERILRMYERDKNHAAVITWSLGNEAGNGCNFYEAYDWLKSHDIRPVQYERAERDYNTDIIVPQYPSPGSLIKYSQRNPDRPMIMSEYAHIMGNSLGNFQEYWSAIENNPYLQGGFIWEWIDQGIDTVKNGKRILAYGGDFPLSGPVNEDFSDNNFCVKGVVTAHRELTPMAVEVKKVYQHIHTTLTDKRINVRNGYFFRDLSNYQLNWELLEDGNVVERGTIAELKVAPQDSASFTISPKKQMDAAKEYYLNVRYNLKKEEPFLPAGYEQAAEQFAVQLPVKAGLKTTAGKLIVDENNAKTLVVKGNGFAVTFDKTKGILGSYSINGENVVESGPQPAFWRAPTDNDIGAGYNHSMRAWRNVYENATVTNKMEQTNDAVKVTFQAQLPGVDAATTQEFTVFADGTIKVSNALQCNAGSKQKMLLRYGTDLQLARSFDQIRYYGRGPWENYWDRKTASFVGIYNGDVAGQYFPYARPQESGNKTEVRWVTMTNKKGKGIRIEALEQPISFSALPYSVDDLDPAPDKHQYHSGELVARDKIFMHVDLNQSGVQGIDSWGSQPLQQYRIPFADTKYEYVIRPVK; encoded by the coding sequence ATGAAAGGAAAACTAATTCTTGCTGCGTGTACGGCGCTGGCGCTGAAAAGTCAGGCCCAGCAACTACCTACGGAACTGCAAACCCCGGAAGTAGTGTCGGTAAACAGAATGCCGATGCGCGCCTCAGCTTTCGCATTTGAAAACCCGTCGCTGGCACAGCAAAGGGAAAAAGAGAAATCAGCCAATTTCCTGTCGCTCAACGGTACATGGAAGTTTAACTGGGTACAGGACCCCCGCAAACGTCCCCAGGATTTTTACAAACCAGACTTTAATGACAGTGGATGGGATAACTTCAAAGTGCCTGCCAACTGGGAAGTAAACGGATATGGCCTGCCTATTTACGTTAACCAGCCATACGAATTTGCCGGCCGCCAGAAAACAGGCAGCGATTTGAATGCACCTTTCGATATTCCGGAAGATAATAACCCTGTCGGCTCTTACCGTAAAAAGTTTACCCTCCCGGAAAACTGGAACGGTAAACAGGTATTCATTCACCTGGGCGCTGTTAAATCCGCTTTCTTCATCTGGATAAATGGAAAAAAAGTTGGCTATTCTGAAGATAGCAAACTGGCAGCAGAATTTGATATCACCAAATACCTGCACCCGGGCGAAAACCTGGTAGCACTGCAGGTTTACCGATGGAGCGATGGCTCTTACCTCGAATGCCAGGATATGTGGCGCATCTCCGGTATTGAAAGAGAAGTATACCTCTATGCCACACCCAAACTGGATATCAGGGACTTTAAGGTAATGGCCGGACTGGACAATACCTATAAAAATGGTACCCTGAAATTAAATGTAGAGGTAGATAATTACCGCATCGATCAGCATACCAATCATAGTAAGCCAGATACTTTTGCTGTGGCTGTAACCCTCCAGGATGCAGCAGGCAAAACAGTGTACAGCGATGAAACAACCGGGGTACAAAAGGTATTGGGAAATTATAAATCTGAAGTGAGCTTCAGTAAAGAGCTTCCAAATGTAAATACCTGGTCGGCCGAAGTACCTTACCTGTACACGCTCTTACTGACCCTGAAAGATAAAGACGGCAAGGTGCTGGAAGTAATCCCGCAACGGGTAGGCTTCCGCTCTGTTGAGCTGAAAGACAGGAATTTCCTCGTTAATGGTAAACGTGTTTTCCTCAAAGGTGTCAACAGGCATGAACACAATGCCACACAGGGCCATACCCTATCGCATGAAGATATGCGCAAGGATATGGAAATGATGAAAAAGCTGAACGTGAACGCGGTGCGTCATTCGCATTACCCTCCTGATCCTTACTGGATGCAGCTTTGCGATGAATACGGCTTGTACGTAATTGATGAAGCCAATATCGAGTCGCATGGCCGTTATTATGACCTGGCTTATTCCTTTGCAAACGATAAACAATGGCGTGTACCGCACCTGGAGCGTATCTTACGTATGTACGAACGCGATAAAAACCATGCTGCGGTGATCACCTGGTCGCTGGGAAATGAAGCCGGCAACGGATGTAACTTCTACGAAGCCTACGACTGGCTTAAATCACATGATATCCGCCCGGTACAATACGAGCGCGCAGAAAGAGATTACAATACCGATATCATCGTGCCGCAATATCCTTCGCCAGGCTCACTTATTAAGTATTCACAGCGTAACCCCGACAGACCAATGATCATGAGCGAATACGCGCATATCATGGGTAACAGTCTGGGTAACTTCCAGGAATACTGGTCGGCCATAGAAAATAATCCTTACCTGCAGGGTGGCTTCATCTGGGAGTGGATAGATCAGGGTATCGACACGGTTAAGAATGGTAAACGTATACTGGCCTATGGTGGCGATTTCCCGCTGAGTGGTCCTGTCAACGAAGATTTCAGCGACAACAACTTCTGCGTGAAAGGTGTGGTGACGGCCCACCGCGAGCTGACACCGATGGCGGTAGAAGTGAAAAAAGTATACCAGCATATTCATACTACATTAACAGATAAACGAATCAATGTTCGTAACGGGTATTTCTTCCGTGATCTCTCCAATTACCAGTTAAACTGGGAATTACTGGAAGATGGAAATGTTGTAGAACGCGGTACCATTGCTGAATTGAAGGTAGCGCCGCAGGATTCTGCCAGCTTCACCATCTCTCCTAAAAAACAAATGGATGCAGCGAAGGAATACTACCTGAACGTACGGTACAACCTGAAAAAAGAAGAGCCTTTCCTGCCGGCAGGCTATGAACAGGCGGCAGAACAGTTTGCCGTACAACTCCCTGTGAAAGCGGGTCTCAAGACAACCGCCGGTAAGCTCATTGTAGATGAAAATAATGCTAAAACATTGGTGGTAAAAGGAAATGGCTTCGCTGTTACCTTCGATAAAACAAAAGGTATCCTGGGCAGTTATAGCATCAATGGAGAAAATGTGGTGGAAAGTGGTCCGCAGCCTGCTTTCTGGCGCGCACCAACAGATAACGACATTGGCGCGGGGTATAATCATTCCATGCGTGCATGGAGGAATGTCTACGAAAACGCGACCGTTACAAATAAAATGGAGCAAACGAACGATGCTGTTAAAGTGACCTTCCAGGCGCAGCTGCCAGGTGTTGATGCCGCTACCACGCAGGAATTCACCGTTTTTGCAGATGGTACCATCAAAGTGAGTAATGCCCTGCAATGTAATGCCGGCAGCAAACAGAAAATGTTGCTACGTTATGGCACGGATTTACAACTGGCCAGATCTTTTGATCAGATCAGGTATTATGGCCGTGGTCCATGGGAGAACTACTGGGATAGAAAAACAGCTTCTTTTGTAGGTATTTATAACGGGGATGTTGCAGGACAATATTTCCCTTATGCACGCCCGCAGGAGAGTGGTAATAAAACAGAAGTACGTTGGGTGACGATGACCAACAAAAAAGGTAAAGGTATTCGTATTGAAGCTCTGGAACAGCCGATCAGTTTCTCTGCGCTGCCTTACAGCGTAGATGACCTGGATCCGGCGCCAGACAAGCATCAGTACCATTCCGGTGAGCTGGTGGCGCGTGATAAAATCTTTATGCATGTGGACCTGAATCAATCAGGTGTACAGGGTATCGATAGCTGGGGTTCACAGCCATTGCAGCAGTACCGTATACCATTTGCAGATACGAAATATGAATACGTAATCAGACCGGTTAAATAA
- the xseA gene encoding exodeoxyribonuclease VII large subunit: MTPVSPIRLSDLTTRIRHALQNAFAGQSFWVKADVTSYSWYAQKGIHYFDLVEKDETGGNIIARIPGVAWGPGAKQIKAFELLTGQQFRNNIHILALVSVAYHQVHGLQITLQDIDINFTIGQLEAQKQLILQRLVQENPDSIWQEGERYITRNHQLPLPLVIQRIAVVSSGNSAGYQDFHHTLVNNSFGYTFQLDNYFTVVQGENNADVVQQRMVDIFLSNKPYDAVVIIRGGGAQTDFLLFDSYQLGRVVARFPIPVITGIGHQKNETIVDLMANTATKTPTKAAELIIAHNRAFEDKLLSLQQQTLILTQQLTAASSRELNVLQSHIVHQVRSLLETGREELMQYKHDIRQNTQQVLFARHQALRSMSNTITAKPQLTTAGRQQQLTHTVSKLRSFSRVMLQHQQAALKQQEQLFRLMAPDSMLKRGFALLYREGKIITSATELTAGEEINIMMHDGSAEAIIQQKTQDDGGRTDI, from the coding sequence ATGACGCCGGTATCACCCATACGACTGTCGGACCTCACCACGAGGATTCGCCATGCCCTGCAAAATGCATTTGCGGGACAAAGCTTTTGGGTAAAGGCAGATGTTACCAGCTATTCCTGGTATGCACAAAAAGGTATCCATTATTTTGATCTGGTAGAGAAAGATGAAACCGGCGGTAACATCATCGCCCGGATACCTGGCGTAGCATGGGGGCCGGGAGCCAAACAGATAAAGGCTTTTGAGCTGCTCACCGGACAACAGTTCCGGAATAATATTCATATCCTCGCACTGGTATCTGTAGCTTACCACCAGGTACACGGCCTGCAGATTACCTTGCAGGACATCGACATTAATTTTACCATAGGACAGCTGGAAGCCCAGAAACAGCTGATATTACAGCGGTTGGTACAGGAAAATCCCGATAGCATCTGGCAGGAAGGCGAACGATATATCACCCGCAATCACCAGCTACCGTTGCCACTGGTGATACAGCGCATTGCCGTAGTCAGCTCCGGTAATTCTGCCGGCTACCAGGACTTTCACCATACCCTGGTGAATAACAGTTTCGGCTATACGTTTCAGCTGGATAATTACTTTACCGTTGTTCAGGGGGAAAACAATGCAGATGTGGTACAGCAACGAATGGTAGATATTTTTCTGTCTAACAAACCATATGATGCCGTCGTGATTATCCGTGGTGGCGGTGCACAAACGGATTTTCTGTTGTTCGACAGCTATCAGCTGGGCAGGGTAGTGGCCAGGTTTCCCATTCCCGTAATTACAGGTATCGGGCACCAGAAAAACGAAACCATCGTAGACCTTATGGCCAATACAGCCACCAAAACCCCTACCAAGGCGGCAGAGCTGATCATTGCACATAACAGGGCCTTCGAAGATAAATTGCTGAGTTTGCAGCAACAGACGCTGATACTGACGCAGCAGCTGACCGCCGCCAGCAGCAGGGAATTGAATGTATTGCAAAGCCATATAGTGCACCAGGTGCGCTCTTTGCTGGAAACAGGCAGGGAAGAACTGATGCAATACAAGCACGATATTCGTCAGAACACGCAACAGGTGCTGTTTGCCAGGCACCAGGCCCTGCGTAGTATGTCTAATACTATTACCGCAAAACCACAGCTGACTACCGCCGGCAGGCAACAGCAGCTAACGCATACCGTCAGTAAGTTGCGTAGTTTCAGCAGGGTTATGCTGCAACACCAGCAGGCCGCGTTAAAACAGCAGGAGCAATTGTTCCGCCTGATGGCACCTGATAGTATGCTCAAACGTGGATTTGCATTATTATACAGAGAAGGAAAAATCATTACTTCCGCAACCGAGCTGACAGCAGGAGAGGAGATTAATATCATGATGCACGACGGCAGCGCCGAAGCAATTATCCAACAAAAAACTCAAGACGATGGGGGAAGAACTGACATATGA
- a CDS encoding DUF1440 domain-containing protein: MEKTRQYGKITTPIIAGAALLAGTLDLVTTLIMYVLRTHRPFTDILLFISSALFGPAAFSGHKAMPWFGVLIHYAIAFVFSTLFFVLYPLIRKGIRNTFLIAVLYGCFIWVIMNLVVLPMTHVKPVPITTFGVAVGAGILILMIGLPLAIIANKVSKPATA; this comes from the coding sequence ATGGAAAAGACCCGACAATACGGGAAAATCACCACCCCCATTATCGCCGGCGCTGCACTGCTGGCAGGCACCCTGGACCTTGTCACCACCCTGATCATGTACGTGCTCAGAACACACCGGCCCTTCACTGATATATTATTATTTATATCCAGTGCCCTCTTCGGTCCCGCTGCCTTCAGCGGACACAAAGCTATGCCATGGTTTGGCGTGCTTATTCACTATGCCATCGCCTTCGTATTCTCCACCCTCTTCTTCGTCCTCTACCCGCTGATAAGAAAAGGCATCCGGAATACCTTCCTCATCGCCGTACTTTACGGCTGCTTCATATGGGTGATTATGAACCTCGTGGTATTACCCATGACGCATGTAAAACCCGTTCCCATTACAACGTTTGGCGTTGCAGTAGGTGCAGGAATTCTTATTCTGATGATAGGATTACCGCTGGCAATTATCGCTAACAAGGTGAGTAAGCCGGCAACTGCTTAA
- a CDS encoding HPP family protein has product MRHKIKRSMRIARYVMYRETLIDKANIIWSFIGAFIGIAAVGMLSHYYLPVKDNLFLIGSFGASAVLIYGHTQSPLAQPRNLIGGHIFSAIVGVTVRYLIPWPEFEWLACATAVAVSLIVMQMTKTVHPPGGATALLAIAGSPAIRKLGYWYVLSPVASGVAILLLVAVVVNNMTSIREYPAGKRWW; this is encoded by the coding sequence ATGAGACATAAGATTAAACGCAGCATGCGCATAGCGCGGTACGTGATGTACCGCGAAACCCTGATAGACAAGGCAAATATTATCTGGTCTTTTATAGGGGCATTTATTGGAATTGCAGCGGTGGGGATGTTGAGTCATTATTACCTGCCTGTTAAAGATAACCTCTTTCTGATAGGCTCCTTCGGAGCATCCGCCGTATTGATTTACGGCCATACACAAAGCCCGCTGGCACAGCCCCGCAATCTAATCGGCGGACATATCTTCAGTGCTATCGTGGGTGTTACCGTTCGTTACCTGATACCGTGGCCGGAGTTTGAATGGCTGGCCTGCGCTACTGCGGTGGCAGTTTCGCTGATCGTGATGCAGATGACGAAAACCGTACACCCTCCTGGTGGCGCCACTGCCTTGCTGGCTATTGCCGGTTCTCCTGCCATCCGAAAACTCGGTTACTGGTATGTATTGAGCCCGGTGGCTAGCGGTGTCGCCATTTTGCTGCTGGTGGCTGTTGTCGTGAATAATATGACCAGCATCCGGGAATATCCTGCCGGGAAACGCTGGTGGTAA
- the dinB gene encoding DNA polymerase IV, which translates to MDNSKHSHLRKIIHIDMDAFYASVEQRDNPMYRGKPIAVGGSPEGRGGVVATASYEARKFGVRSAMPSKRALQLCPHILFVKPRFDAYKEVSRKIREIFSRYTDIIEPLSLDEAYLDVTVDKPQIGSAIEIAKQIKQAIRDELQLTASAGVSINKFVAKIASDLQKPDGLTFIGPSAIESFMEQLPVEKFHGVGRVTADKMKKMGLYTGADLKKLTEAQLTQYFGKVGAFYYRIVRGIDDRPVQPHRETKSVGAEDTFPEDLTQVDAMHEELTKIAATVAGRLERHQLKGRTVTLKIKYNDFKQITRNQSFPYPLNDFQTILDTAKQLLAATSPGEYPIRLLGITVSNFGEAHVSIGKEGPSPQLSLFNFDEE; encoded by the coding sequence ATGGACAATAGTAAACATAGTCATCTGCGTAAAATCATTCATATAGATATGGATGCATTTTATGCGTCTGTGGAGCAGCGCGACAACCCCATGTACCGCGGAAAGCCGATTGCAGTGGGTGGTTCACCGGAAGGCAGGGGAGGCGTGGTGGCTACGGCCAGTTATGAAGCGAGGAAATTTGGTGTAAGGTCTGCCATGCCCAGCAAGCGTGCCTTACAGCTTTGTCCGCATATACTATTTGTTAAACCAAGATTTGACGCCTATAAAGAAGTATCCAGGAAGATCAGGGAGATATTCTCACGTTATACGGATATCATAGAGCCGTTATCTCTGGATGAGGCTTACCTGGATGTTACGGTAGATAAACCACAGATAGGTTCTGCCATTGAGATAGCAAAGCAGATCAAACAGGCGATCCGTGATGAATTACAACTCACCGCATCCGCGGGCGTTTCCATCAATAAATTCGTGGCAAAAATTGCTTCTGATCTGCAGAAGCCCGACGGGCTTACGTTTATAGGTCCTTCTGCCATAGAATCCTTTATGGAACAGTTGCCTGTAGAGAAATTTCATGGTGTTGGCCGTGTTACGGCAGACAAGATGAAGAAGATGGGCCTGTATACCGGCGCCGATCTGAAAAAGCTCACAGAAGCGCAGCTGACGCAATACTTCGGGAAGGTAGGGGCATTTTACTACAGGATTGTTCGTGGTATCGACGACAGGCCGGTGCAGCCGCACCGCGAAACCAAATCTGTTGGTGCAGAAGATACTTTTCCGGAAGACCTCACACAGGTAGACGCCATGCATGAGGAACTCACCAAAATAGCTGCCACCGTGGCCGGCCGGCTGGAGAGGCATCAGTTGAAAGGCCGTACCGTTACGCTTAAAATTAAGTATAACGACTTTAAACAGATCACCAGGAACCAATCTTTTCCCTATCCGCTGAACGATTTCCAGACAATATTGGATACTGCCAAACAATTGCTGGCGGCTACTTCGCCGGGAGAATATCCCATTCGTTTGCTGGGTATCACTGTCTCCAACTTCGGTGAAGCACATGTCAGTATTGGCAAGGAAGGGCCTTCGCCCCAGCTTTCTCTTTTTAACTTCGACGAAGAATAA
- a CDS encoding HAD family phosphatase, with protein sequence MSKHKITTLFLDIGGVLLTNGWDRKARKLAVEKFELDAVETEERHHLTFDTYEEGKLTLDEYLHRVVFYTPRKFSKETFRQFMFDQTAALPGMLELIRLLKVKHGLKVAIVNNEGRELNTHRIHQFGISAIADFFISSCFVHFRKPDADIYRIALDIAQVKPEEVVYIEDRDMFVDVARGLGLNSICHRSYEGTLAELATYGLTV encoded by the coding sequence ATGAGCAAGCACAAGATCACCACTTTATTCCTGGATATTGGCGGCGTATTGCTGACCAATGGCTGGGACAGGAAGGCCCGTAAGCTGGCCGTTGAAAAATTTGAGTTGGATGCGGTGGAAACAGAGGAGCGGCATCACCTGACCTTTGATACCTATGAAGAAGGGAAGCTCACGCTGGATGAGTATTTGCACCGGGTGGTGTTTTATACCCCGCGTAAATTTTCGAAAGAAACGTTCCGGCAGTTTATGTTTGACCAGACGGCCGCATTGCCCGGTATGCTGGAATTAATCAGGCTGCTGAAGGTGAAGCATGGGTTGAAAGTGGCTATCGTGAACAATGAAGGTAGGGAGTTGAATACACATCGTATTCATCAGTTTGGGATATCGGCTATTGCTGATTTTTTTATTTCTTCCTGCTTTGTACATTTCAGAAAACCTGATGCGGATATTTACAGGATTGCGTTGGATATTGCGCAGGTAAAGCCGGAGGAAGTGGTATATATTGAAGACAGGGATATGTTTGTAGATGTAGCCCGTGGATTGGGATTGAATAGTATCTGCCATAGAAGTTATGAAGGTACATTAGCTGAACTGGCCACCTATGGCCTGACGGTGTAG
- a CDS encoding TetR/AcrR family transcriptional regulator — protein MEVYSEKQLGILFVAERLFADKGFHGTSVRDIAQEADVNIAMISYYFGSKEKLLEAVFRYRMNASRSFIQELVQNDTMGPMEKLYALIDRFVNKLLNEQNFQCIMNREQMNRDQSPVKDLIWDLKVEMMGLIQPIVTKAQEDGTFYKDVDVVLLMSTLFGTIHQVMPAKSFIRSEPEFAHMPEDEFREYLKIRVSAYLKKLFKAILTHEF, from the coding sequence ATGGAAGTATACAGTGAAAAACAGCTCGGGATTTTATTTGTTGCTGAGCGGCTGTTTGCCGACAAGGGCTTTCATGGCACTTCGGTCAGGGATATTGCGCAGGAAGCGGATGTGAACATTGCCATGATATCTTATTATTTCGGCTCCAAAGAGAAATTACTGGAGGCAGTATTCAGGTATCGCATGAACGCATCCCGTTCATTTATCCAGGAACTGGTACAAAATGATACCATGGGTCCGATGGAAAAATTATATGCGCTGATAGACCGGTTTGTGAATAAGTTGCTGAATGAACAGAATTTCCAGTGTATTATGAACCGGGAGCAGATGAACCGGGACCAGAGTCCGGTAAAAGATCTGATCTGGGATTTAAAAGTGGAAATGATGGGGTTGATTCAGCCGATTGTTACCAAAGCGCAGGAGGATGGAACCTTCTACAAAGATGTAGACGTGGTATTATTGATGTCTACGCTTTTTGGTACTATTCACCAGGTAATGCCAGCAAAGTCATTTATAAGATCAGAACCCGAATTCGCACATATGCCTGAAGATGAATTCAGAGAATATTTAAAGATCAGGGTAAGTGCTTATTTAAAAAAATTGTTTAAAGCAATCCTTACACATGAATTCTAG
- a CDS encoding DUF4251 domain-containing protein, whose amino-acid sequence MKSIFIPIMLGILLTGSISGVSAQKKETRAEKEAAKQAAVKSWLDAQQYVFVPQSALPMSGRTVQLSGEYSFSVTKDSLESYLPYYGRAYTAPMDVTKSPLTFKSKQFGYKVEERKKGGWDITITVKDQREIATVFMTMGTDGYGSLQVTSNNRQPINFNGYFIEKKDPKTKSKSK is encoded by the coding sequence ATGAAAAGCATTTTCATTCCTATTATGTTGGGGATATTGTTAACAGGTTCAATATCCGGCGTTTCCGCGCAGAAAAAGGAAACCAGGGCGGAGAAGGAAGCCGCTAAACAGGCAGCTGTGAAATCATGGCTGGATGCGCAGCAGTATGTTTTTGTTCCACAAAGTGCGTTGCCTATGTCTGGGAGGACCGTTCAGCTGTCGGGCGAATATTCGTTCAGCGTTACGAAAGACAGTCTGGAGAGTTATCTGCCATACTACGGTCGCGCCTATACGGCGCCGATGGACGTCACTAAATCTCCATTGACATTCAAGTCGAAGCAGTTCGGTTACAAGGTAGAAGAACGTAAGAAAGGTGGCTGGGATATAACCATTACCGTAAAGGACCAGCGGGAAATTGCAACGGTATTTATGACGATGGGTACTGATGGATATGGTTCGTTGCAGGTGACGAGCAACAATCGTCAGCCAATTAACTTTAATGGTTATTTCATAGAGAAGAAAGATCCTAAAACAAAGAGTAAGTCTAAATAG
- the xseB gene encoding exodeoxyribonuclease VII small subunit has protein sequence MGEELTYENAFRELQEIAEEIEMETVSVDLLADKVKRAAMLIAFCQQKLRATETEVNNIIKQMSE, from the coding sequence ATGGGGGAAGAACTGACATATGAAAATGCTTTCCGGGAATTACAGGAGATCGCGGAAGAGATAGAAATGGAGACCGTTTCCGTGGACCTGCTGGCTGATAAAGTCAAGCGGGCAGCCATGCTGATCGCATTCTGCCAGCAGAAGCTGCGTGCCACCGAAACAGAGGTGAATAATATCATTAAACAGATGTCGGAGTAA
- a CDS encoding ankyrin repeat domain-containing protein translates to MHRITLPELIRKIRTSEQPDEIIAYISQNLPYLSRDSQSMLLGELLEYQDTFFEAAELLTTVGQADIHYKKEGMIPIVFCAVGANKPLAVEYALAKGASLHIDSPDYLFAIAYIFREHRLSNISEMLLILIQRNIHFNFVLASLETPLLLATRYNAHPEVVHFLVEERVDKYAYDEDGFTALHYAAFGKAPNLHRSLITTVDDVLLTTQFATSMEPVPNCVIRVEAETTFEEFIYIALNAFLHTRHLMYEEIFEKYYFRLHTIAEHISTIWEKAGVRNSG, encoded by the coding sequence ATGCATCGAATCACTCTTCCGGAGTTAATACGCAAAATACGAACCAGCGAGCAACCAGATGAAATCATTGCCTATATCAGCCAAAACCTGCCCTATCTTTCCCGCGACTCGCAATCTATGTTGCTGGGGGAACTGCTGGAATACCAGGACACCTTTTTTGAAGCTGCCGAACTGCTGACAACCGTCGGACAAGCAGATATTCACTACAAAAAAGAAGGAATGATCCCGATCGTTTTCTGTGCGGTAGGCGCCAACAAACCACTGGCCGTAGAATATGCACTGGCCAAAGGCGCCAGTCTGCATATCGACAGCCCGGATTACCTCTTCGCGATTGCCTACATCTTCCGGGAACACCGGTTGAGTAATATTTCCGAGATGCTCCTGATTCTCATCCAGCGCAACATCCATTTCAACTTTGTGCTGGCGAGTCTGGAAACCCCGCTCCTGCTGGCCACCCGTTATAATGCCCACCCGGAAGTAGTACATTTTCTCGTGGAAGAACGGGTAGATAAATATGCCTATGATGAAGATGGTTTTACCGCCCTGCACTATGCTGCCTTCGGTAAAGCACCCAACCTGCATCGTTCCCTGATCACCACGGTAGACGATGTATTGCTGACCACCCAATTTGCCACCAGCATGGAACCGGTGCCCAACTGCGTAATACGTGTAGAAGCGGAAACCACGTTTGAAGAATTTATCTATATCGCACTCAATGCATTCCTTCATACCAGGCACCTCATGTACGAGGAAATCTTCGAAAAATACTATTTCCGCCTGCATACCATAGCAGAACATATCTCCACGATCTGGGAAAAGGCCGGGGTAAGAAATTCCGGATAA